From the genome of Neodiprion pinetum isolate iyNeoPine1 chromosome 3, iyNeoPine1.2, whole genome shotgun sequence, one region includes:
- the LOC124215514 gene encoding apoptosis-resistant E3 ubiquitin protein ligase 1 isoform X3, which translates to MSCKSSTNRSKLLIESVESKDTEKLNNDYFDQEISSIGMSLRPSGSATSGISSLANCAEVEALPELPHHDWERLQRAARLLQQRLVLHQWLTEHGLHNHYQKLVQMEVISLEDVYWVEDHAAQAVLGKELSKWTQARQELPTSKEDLAVLKADLWSSVVKNSQHQDAWTWGGMLVVSVSVAGLVTLAAMTQPALAPEAKHSLLQYVTGKYLLPSNCRVHFQWEEPQLVGETMTFTVKFYQRNGQPYPICDKDNLIVEVTEGARRVATLIELGGTDPQAANAAVVKFTVRHAGQYRIAVLIGSCHVHGSPFVKNFLPGPPDANKTVFVRQSSTVVCTSGVAHSMAIEPRDEYDNLCIFSNTDNPTVGYHVAISQIGSVVEEGSVVDCNVQLEYDCPNQRICLRVSFPKEGCYHATVSLAGLQLHNGDFDIIVLSSSDATLVHKNVASKNPHICYEAKLMGMQGEHYSKPRKVFCYVSPKQLTIKEYLLKFIPKRLVTFRLCPSTKFHFETSNNQYLGYDAFSIDDGCQPPVELISRCRNVIAATFTQFLLKNIGGSETFKDKQDFFYHEVRKHHQKHYHEKLSMKVQRDKLLESSMKATKGFSVSDWCRNFEITFQGEQGVDWGGVRREWFELICAALFDSGNGLFSSFGESQQALVHPNNKRPPHLKLKHFEFAGRVVGKCLYESALGGSYRQLVRARFTRSFLAQIIGLRVHYKYFEQDDPDLYLSKVKYILENDVEEMELYFVEEEYDKSGQLLKVAELISNGSKTRVTNETKLRYLDALAQHRLASSIREEVDHFLRGLNELIPDNLLGIFDENELELLLCGTGEYNIADLRAHHIANGGSPEFLRVLDWFWTAVSNFTREEMARLLQFTTGCSQLPPGGFQQLSPRFQITAAPTFANLPTAHTCFNQLCLPDYECYDHFEKALLLAISEGTEGFGMI; encoded by the exons ATGTCATGCAAGTCAAGTACGAATCGATCCAAACTATTGATTGAG AGCGTGGAAAGCAAGGATACTGAAAAACTAAACAACGATTATTTCGACCAAGAAATATCGTCCATCGGTATGTCGTTACGTCCAAGTGGTAGTGCAACATCCG GTATCTCAAGTCTCGCGAATTGCGCAGAAGTTGAGGCACTGCCGGAGCTACCCCACCATGATTGGGAGCGTCTTCAGCGTGCAGCGCGTCTTTTGCAACAACGTCTCGTCTTGCACCAGTGGCTGACAGAGCATGGACTTCATAATCATTATCAGAA ATTAGTTCAGATGGAAGTTATTTCCTTGGAAGACGTATACTGGGTTGAAGATCATGCCGCACAAGCCGTGCTTGGTAAAGAACTATCGAAATGGACTCAGGCTCGTCAAGAACTTCCAACTTCTAAGGAAGACTTGGCAGTTTTGAAGGCAGATCTTTGGAGTTCTGTAGTAAAAAATAGTCAACATCAAGATGCCTGGACTTGGG GCGGTATGCTGGTGGTTTCCGTCTCAGTCGCAGGCTTAGTAACATTAGCAGCTATGACGCAGCCTGCTTTAGCTCCAGAAGCAAAACATTCCCTCTTGCAATATGTTACTGGGAAATACCTCCTCCCCAGCAATTGCCGTGTCCATTTTCAATGGGAGGAACCACAGCTCGTCGGAGAGACCATGACGTTCACAGTCAAA TTTTATCAGCGTAATGGACAGCCATATCCAATATGCGACAAAGATAATTTGATTGTGGAGGTTACGGAGGGTGCACGAAGAGTGGCAACACTGATAGAATTGGGTGGAACTGATCCGCAAGCTGCCAATGCTGCAGTGGTAAAATTCACAGTGCGACATGCTGGCCAATATCGTATAGCAGTGCTTATCGGCTCTTGTCACGTGCACGGCAGTCcctttgttaaaaattttcttccag GGCCACCTGACgccaataaaactgtttttgtTCGTCAAAGCTCGACAGTTGTCTGCACTTCTGGCGTGGCTCATTCAATGGCAATTGAACCTCGTGACGAATACGATAATCTTTGCATATTTAGTAATACAGATAATCCTACGGTTGGATATCACGTCGCAATTAGTCAG ATTGGTAGTGTAGTTGAGGAGGGGTCCGTTGTCGATTGCAACGTCCAACTCGAGTACGATTGTCCCAATCAGCGGATTTGTTTGCGTGTTAGTTTTCCTAAGGAAGGATGTTATCACGCCACTGTCAGCTTAGCTGGCCTACAACTCCACAACGGAGACTTTGACATTATAGTTCTAAGCA GCAGCGATGCAACGTTAGTTCATAAAAATGTCGCCTCAAAAAATCCACACATTTGCTATGAGGCAAAGTTGATGGGGATGCAAGGAGAACATTACTCGAAGCCCAGAAAAGTTTTCTGCTATGTTTCTCCCAAACAGTTGACCATTAAAGAGTATCTCCTGAAATTTATTCCAAAGCGCCTCGTTACCTTCAGGCTTTGCCCGTCGACTAAG tttcattttGAAACGTCAAATAATCAGTATTTGGGATACGACGCTTTCTCTATTGACGATGGTTGTCAACCACCGGTAGAATTGATATCTCGCTGTCGTAATGTAATCGCTGCAACGTTTACGCAATTTTTACTAAAGAATATTGGTGGCAGTGAAACGTTTAAAGACAAACAAGATTTCTTTTACCATGAAGTTCGTAAACATCATCAGAAACATtatcatgaaaaattatcaatgaaaGTGCAACGAGATAAACTACTCGAGTCT tcTATGAAAGCTACTAAAGGATTTTCTGTTAGTGACTGGtgcagaaattttgaaatcacaTTTCAGGGCGAACAAG GTGTGGATTGGGGAGGAGTTCGACGAGAGTGGTTTGAGCTGATTTGCGCAGCGTTGTTTGATAGCGGAAATGGATTATTTTCGTCATTCGGCGAATCGCAACAAGCACTCGTACATCCAAACAATAAAAGGCCGCCCCATCTCAAGCTAAAACACTTTGAATTTGCGGGTCGAGTCGTCGGAAAGTGTCTGTATGAGTCAGCACTCGGGGGATCTTACCGACAACTAGTGAGGGCAAGGTTCACACGATCCTTCTTAGCACAAATAATCGGCCTTCGAGTTCACTATAAA TATTTCGAACAGGATGATCCAGACCTGTATCTCAGCAAAGTCAAGTACATCTTAGAGAATGATGTTGAAGAGATGGAGTTGTATTTTGTAGAAGAAGAATATGACAAAAGTGGTCAATTATTGAAG gTGGCCGAACTGATCTCGAATGGAAGCAAGACGCGTGTCacaaacgaaacgaaactTCGATACCTAGACGCGTTGGCGCAGCATCGTTTGGCCAGTTCTATACGTGAAGAAGTTGACCACTTTCTTCGCGGTCTTAATGAACTCATTCCCGACAATCTCCTCGGCATATTTGACGAAAACGAACTCGAG CTTCTTCTTTGTGGAACTGGTGAATACAATATAGCAGACTTACGAGCACATCATATAGCTAATGGTGGCTCACCAGAATTCTTGAGAGTTCTCGATTGGTTTTGGACAGCGGTGAGCAATTTCACACGCGAAGAAATGGCCAGGCTTTTGCAGTTTACTACCGGATGTTCTCAATTACCGCCTGGTGGATTTCAACAGCTTAGTCCAAGATTTCAGATCACAGCAGCACCGACATTTGCCAATCTACCTACTGCGCATACATG TTTCAATCAGCTGTGCCTACCTGACTACGAGTGTTACGATCACTTTGAGAAGGCGCTGCTTTTAGCGATTAGCGAAGGTACCGAAGGGTTTGGTATGATATAG
- the LOC124215514 gene encoding apoptosis-resistant E3 ubiquitin protein ligase 1 isoform X5, with product MFLIMPDKSVESKDTEKLNNDYFDQEISSIGMSLRPSGSATSGISSLANCAEVEALPELPHHDWERLQRAARLLQQRLVLHQWLTEHGLHNHYQKLVQMEVISLEDVYWVEDHAAQAVLGKELSKWTQARQELPTSKEDLAVLKADLWSSVVKNSQHQDAWTWGGMLVVSVSVAGLVTLAAMTQPALAPEAKHSLLQYVTGKYLLPSNCRVHFQWEEPQLVGETMTFTVKFYQRNGQPYPICDKDNLIVEVTEGARRVATLIELGGTDPQAANAAVVKFTVRHAGQYRIAVLIGSCHVHGSPFVKNFLPGPPDANKTVFVRQSSTVVCTSGVAHSMAIEPRDEYDNLCIFSNTDNPTVGYHVAISQIGSVVEEGSVVDCNVQLEYDCPNQRICLRVSFPKEGCYHATVSLAGLQLHNGDFDIIVLSSSDATLVHKNVASKNPHICYEAKLMGMQGEHYSKPRKVFCYVSPKQLTIKEYLLKFIPKRLVTFRLCPSTKFHFETSNNQYLGYDAFSIDDGCQPPVELISRCRNVIAATFTQFLLKNIGGSETFKDKQDFFYHEVRKHHQKHYHEKLSMKVQRDKLLESSMKATKGFSVSDWCRNFEITFQGEQGVDWGGVRREWFELICAALFDSGNGLFSSFGESQQALVHPNNKRPPHLKLKHFEFAGRVVGKCLYESALGGSYRQLVRARFTRSFLAQIIGLRVHYKYFEQDDPDLYLSKVKYILENDVEEMELYFVEEEYDKSGQLLKVAELISNGSKTRVTNETKLRYLDALAQHRLASSIREEVDHFLRGLNELIPDNLLGIFDENELELLLCGTGEYNIADLRAHHIANGGSPEFLRVLDWFWTAVSNFTREEMARLLQFTTGCSQLPPGGFQQLSPRFQITAAPTFANLPTAHTCFNQLCLPDYECYDHFEKALLLAISEGTEGFGMI from the exons ATGT ttcTTATCATGCCGGACAAGAGCGTGGAAAGCAAGGATACTGAAAAACTAAACAACGATTATTTCGACCAAGAAATATCGTCCATCGGTATGTCGTTACGTCCAAGTGGTAGTGCAACATCCG GTATCTCAAGTCTCGCGAATTGCGCAGAAGTTGAGGCACTGCCGGAGCTACCCCACCATGATTGGGAGCGTCTTCAGCGTGCAGCGCGTCTTTTGCAACAACGTCTCGTCTTGCACCAGTGGCTGACAGAGCATGGACTTCATAATCATTATCAGAA ATTAGTTCAGATGGAAGTTATTTCCTTGGAAGACGTATACTGGGTTGAAGATCATGCCGCACAAGCCGTGCTTGGTAAAGAACTATCGAAATGGACTCAGGCTCGTCAAGAACTTCCAACTTCTAAGGAAGACTTGGCAGTTTTGAAGGCAGATCTTTGGAGTTCTGTAGTAAAAAATAGTCAACATCAAGATGCCTGGACTTGGG GCGGTATGCTGGTGGTTTCCGTCTCAGTCGCAGGCTTAGTAACATTAGCAGCTATGACGCAGCCTGCTTTAGCTCCAGAAGCAAAACATTCCCTCTTGCAATATGTTACTGGGAAATACCTCCTCCCCAGCAATTGCCGTGTCCATTTTCAATGGGAGGAACCACAGCTCGTCGGAGAGACCATGACGTTCACAGTCAAA TTTTATCAGCGTAATGGACAGCCATATCCAATATGCGACAAAGATAATTTGATTGTGGAGGTTACGGAGGGTGCACGAAGAGTGGCAACACTGATAGAATTGGGTGGAACTGATCCGCAAGCTGCCAATGCTGCAGTGGTAAAATTCACAGTGCGACATGCTGGCCAATATCGTATAGCAGTGCTTATCGGCTCTTGTCACGTGCACGGCAGTCcctttgttaaaaattttcttccag GGCCACCTGACgccaataaaactgtttttgtTCGTCAAAGCTCGACAGTTGTCTGCACTTCTGGCGTGGCTCATTCAATGGCAATTGAACCTCGTGACGAATACGATAATCTTTGCATATTTAGTAATACAGATAATCCTACGGTTGGATATCACGTCGCAATTAGTCAG ATTGGTAGTGTAGTTGAGGAGGGGTCCGTTGTCGATTGCAACGTCCAACTCGAGTACGATTGTCCCAATCAGCGGATTTGTTTGCGTGTTAGTTTTCCTAAGGAAGGATGTTATCACGCCACTGTCAGCTTAGCTGGCCTACAACTCCACAACGGAGACTTTGACATTATAGTTCTAAGCA GCAGCGATGCAACGTTAGTTCATAAAAATGTCGCCTCAAAAAATCCACACATTTGCTATGAGGCAAAGTTGATGGGGATGCAAGGAGAACATTACTCGAAGCCCAGAAAAGTTTTCTGCTATGTTTCTCCCAAACAGTTGACCATTAAAGAGTATCTCCTGAAATTTATTCCAAAGCGCCTCGTTACCTTCAGGCTTTGCCCGTCGACTAAG tttcattttGAAACGTCAAATAATCAGTATTTGGGATACGACGCTTTCTCTATTGACGATGGTTGTCAACCACCGGTAGAATTGATATCTCGCTGTCGTAATGTAATCGCTGCAACGTTTACGCAATTTTTACTAAAGAATATTGGTGGCAGTGAAACGTTTAAAGACAAACAAGATTTCTTTTACCATGAAGTTCGTAAACATCATCAGAAACATtatcatgaaaaattatcaatgaaaGTGCAACGAGATAAACTACTCGAGTCT tcTATGAAAGCTACTAAAGGATTTTCTGTTAGTGACTGGtgcagaaattttgaaatcacaTTTCAGGGCGAACAAG GTGTGGATTGGGGAGGAGTTCGACGAGAGTGGTTTGAGCTGATTTGCGCAGCGTTGTTTGATAGCGGAAATGGATTATTTTCGTCATTCGGCGAATCGCAACAAGCACTCGTACATCCAAACAATAAAAGGCCGCCCCATCTCAAGCTAAAACACTTTGAATTTGCGGGTCGAGTCGTCGGAAAGTGTCTGTATGAGTCAGCACTCGGGGGATCTTACCGACAACTAGTGAGGGCAAGGTTCACACGATCCTTCTTAGCACAAATAATCGGCCTTCGAGTTCACTATAAA TATTTCGAACAGGATGATCCAGACCTGTATCTCAGCAAAGTCAAGTACATCTTAGAGAATGATGTTGAAGAGATGGAGTTGTATTTTGTAGAAGAAGAATATGACAAAAGTGGTCAATTATTGAAG gTGGCCGAACTGATCTCGAATGGAAGCAAGACGCGTGTCacaaacgaaacgaaactTCGATACCTAGACGCGTTGGCGCAGCATCGTTTGGCCAGTTCTATACGTGAAGAAGTTGACCACTTTCTTCGCGGTCTTAATGAACTCATTCCCGACAATCTCCTCGGCATATTTGACGAAAACGAACTCGAG CTTCTTCTTTGTGGAACTGGTGAATACAATATAGCAGACTTACGAGCACATCATATAGCTAATGGTGGCTCACCAGAATTCTTGAGAGTTCTCGATTGGTTTTGGACAGCGGTGAGCAATTTCACACGCGAAGAAATGGCCAGGCTTTTGCAGTTTACTACCGGATGTTCTCAATTACCGCCTGGTGGATTTCAACAGCTTAGTCCAAGATTTCAGATCACAGCAGCACCGACATTTGCCAATCTACCTACTGCGCATACATG TTTCAATCAGCTGTGCCTACCTGACTACGAGTGTTACGATCACTTTGAGAAGGCGCTGCTTTTAGCGATTAGCGAAGGTACCGAAGGGTTTGGTATGATATAG
- the LOC124215514 gene encoding apoptosis-resistant E3 ubiquitin protein ligase 1 isoform X6 produces the protein MPDKSVESKDTEKLNNDYFDQEISSIGMSLRPSGSATSGISSLANCAEVEALPELPHHDWERLQRAARLLQQRLVLHQWLTEHGLHNHYQKLVQMEVISLEDVYWVEDHAAQAVLGKELSKWTQARQELPTSKEDLAVLKADLWSSVVKNSQHQDAWTWGGMLVVSVSVAGLVTLAAMTQPALAPEAKHSLLQYVTGKYLLPSNCRVHFQWEEPQLVGETMTFTVKFYQRNGQPYPICDKDNLIVEVTEGARRVATLIELGGTDPQAANAAVVKFTVRHAGQYRIAVLIGSCHVHGSPFVKNFLPGPPDANKTVFVRQSSTVVCTSGVAHSMAIEPRDEYDNLCIFSNTDNPTVGYHVAISQIGSVVEEGSVVDCNVQLEYDCPNQRICLRVSFPKEGCYHATVSLAGLQLHNGDFDIIVLSSSDATLVHKNVASKNPHICYEAKLMGMQGEHYSKPRKVFCYVSPKQLTIKEYLLKFIPKRLVTFRLCPSTKFHFETSNNQYLGYDAFSIDDGCQPPVELISRCRNVIAATFTQFLLKNIGGSETFKDKQDFFYHEVRKHHQKHYHEKLSMKVQRDKLLESSMKATKGFSVSDWCRNFEITFQGEQGVDWGGVRREWFELICAALFDSGNGLFSSFGESQQALVHPNNKRPPHLKLKHFEFAGRVVGKCLYESALGGSYRQLVRARFTRSFLAQIIGLRVHYKYFEQDDPDLYLSKVKYILENDVEEMELYFVEEEYDKSGQLLKVAELISNGSKTRVTNETKLRYLDALAQHRLASSIREEVDHFLRGLNELIPDNLLGIFDENELELLLCGTGEYNIADLRAHHIANGGSPEFLRVLDWFWTAVSNFTREEMARLLQFTTGCSQLPPGGFQQLSPRFQITAAPTFANLPTAHTCFNQLCLPDYECYDHFEKALLLAISEGTEGFGMI, from the exons ATGCCGGACAAGAGCGTGGAAAGCAAGGATACTGAAAAACTAAACAACGATTATTTCGACCAAGAAATATCGTCCATCGGTATGTCGTTACGTCCAAGTGGTAGTGCAACATCCG GTATCTCAAGTCTCGCGAATTGCGCAGAAGTTGAGGCACTGCCGGAGCTACCCCACCATGATTGGGAGCGTCTTCAGCGTGCAGCGCGTCTTTTGCAACAACGTCTCGTCTTGCACCAGTGGCTGACAGAGCATGGACTTCATAATCATTATCAGAA ATTAGTTCAGATGGAAGTTATTTCCTTGGAAGACGTATACTGGGTTGAAGATCATGCCGCACAAGCCGTGCTTGGTAAAGAACTATCGAAATGGACTCAGGCTCGTCAAGAACTTCCAACTTCTAAGGAAGACTTGGCAGTTTTGAAGGCAGATCTTTGGAGTTCTGTAGTAAAAAATAGTCAACATCAAGATGCCTGGACTTGGG GCGGTATGCTGGTGGTTTCCGTCTCAGTCGCAGGCTTAGTAACATTAGCAGCTATGACGCAGCCTGCTTTAGCTCCAGAAGCAAAACATTCCCTCTTGCAATATGTTACTGGGAAATACCTCCTCCCCAGCAATTGCCGTGTCCATTTTCAATGGGAGGAACCACAGCTCGTCGGAGAGACCATGACGTTCACAGTCAAA TTTTATCAGCGTAATGGACAGCCATATCCAATATGCGACAAAGATAATTTGATTGTGGAGGTTACGGAGGGTGCACGAAGAGTGGCAACACTGATAGAATTGGGTGGAACTGATCCGCAAGCTGCCAATGCTGCAGTGGTAAAATTCACAGTGCGACATGCTGGCCAATATCGTATAGCAGTGCTTATCGGCTCTTGTCACGTGCACGGCAGTCcctttgttaaaaattttcttccag GGCCACCTGACgccaataaaactgtttttgtTCGTCAAAGCTCGACAGTTGTCTGCACTTCTGGCGTGGCTCATTCAATGGCAATTGAACCTCGTGACGAATACGATAATCTTTGCATATTTAGTAATACAGATAATCCTACGGTTGGATATCACGTCGCAATTAGTCAG ATTGGTAGTGTAGTTGAGGAGGGGTCCGTTGTCGATTGCAACGTCCAACTCGAGTACGATTGTCCCAATCAGCGGATTTGTTTGCGTGTTAGTTTTCCTAAGGAAGGATGTTATCACGCCACTGTCAGCTTAGCTGGCCTACAACTCCACAACGGAGACTTTGACATTATAGTTCTAAGCA GCAGCGATGCAACGTTAGTTCATAAAAATGTCGCCTCAAAAAATCCACACATTTGCTATGAGGCAAAGTTGATGGGGATGCAAGGAGAACATTACTCGAAGCCCAGAAAAGTTTTCTGCTATGTTTCTCCCAAACAGTTGACCATTAAAGAGTATCTCCTGAAATTTATTCCAAAGCGCCTCGTTACCTTCAGGCTTTGCCCGTCGACTAAG tttcattttGAAACGTCAAATAATCAGTATTTGGGATACGACGCTTTCTCTATTGACGATGGTTGTCAACCACCGGTAGAATTGATATCTCGCTGTCGTAATGTAATCGCTGCAACGTTTACGCAATTTTTACTAAAGAATATTGGTGGCAGTGAAACGTTTAAAGACAAACAAGATTTCTTTTACCATGAAGTTCGTAAACATCATCAGAAACATtatcatgaaaaattatcaatgaaaGTGCAACGAGATAAACTACTCGAGTCT tcTATGAAAGCTACTAAAGGATTTTCTGTTAGTGACTGGtgcagaaattttgaaatcacaTTTCAGGGCGAACAAG GTGTGGATTGGGGAGGAGTTCGACGAGAGTGGTTTGAGCTGATTTGCGCAGCGTTGTTTGATAGCGGAAATGGATTATTTTCGTCATTCGGCGAATCGCAACAAGCACTCGTACATCCAAACAATAAAAGGCCGCCCCATCTCAAGCTAAAACACTTTGAATTTGCGGGTCGAGTCGTCGGAAAGTGTCTGTATGAGTCAGCACTCGGGGGATCTTACCGACAACTAGTGAGGGCAAGGTTCACACGATCCTTCTTAGCACAAATAATCGGCCTTCGAGTTCACTATAAA TATTTCGAACAGGATGATCCAGACCTGTATCTCAGCAAAGTCAAGTACATCTTAGAGAATGATGTTGAAGAGATGGAGTTGTATTTTGTAGAAGAAGAATATGACAAAAGTGGTCAATTATTGAAG gTGGCCGAACTGATCTCGAATGGAAGCAAGACGCGTGTCacaaacgaaacgaaactTCGATACCTAGACGCGTTGGCGCAGCATCGTTTGGCCAGTTCTATACGTGAAGAAGTTGACCACTTTCTTCGCGGTCTTAATGAACTCATTCCCGACAATCTCCTCGGCATATTTGACGAAAACGAACTCGAG CTTCTTCTTTGTGGAACTGGTGAATACAATATAGCAGACTTACGAGCACATCATATAGCTAATGGTGGCTCACCAGAATTCTTGAGAGTTCTCGATTGGTTTTGGACAGCGGTGAGCAATTTCACACGCGAAGAAATGGCCAGGCTTTTGCAGTTTACTACCGGATGTTCTCAATTACCGCCTGGTGGATTTCAACAGCTTAGTCCAAGATTTCAGATCACAGCAGCACCGACATTTGCCAATCTACCTACTGCGCATACATG TTTCAATCAGCTGTGCCTACCTGACTACGAGTGTTACGATCACTTTGAGAAGGCGCTGCTTTTAGCGATTAGCGAAGGTACCGAAGGGTTTGGTATGATATAG